The following are encoded in a window of Doryrhamphus excisus isolate RoL2022-K1 chromosome 16, RoL_Dexc_1.0, whole genome shotgun sequence genomic DNA:
- the dhx35 gene encoding probable ATP-dependent RNA helicase DHX35: MAGSRSMLKFWKPGSDAPAISEERELNTETIGSTAVFNPYIALSIEKQRQKLPVFKHRNNILYLVENFQTVIIVGETGCGKTTQIPQYLLEAGWAAEGRVVGVTQPRRVAAVSVASRVAEERGARLGHEVGYTIRFDDCSDPQATRIKFLTDGMLVREMMADPLLKKYSVLMLDEAHERTLCTDIAIGLLKKIQKKRRDLRLIVASATLDAKKFHQFFNLNESGDPTKDTCGILTVEGRTFPVDIFYTVSPVPDYVKATVETVMKIHETEDNGDVLVFLTGQDEVEKVVLLLKDQARSLSRQGMKKHLRVLPMYSGLPYAEQMKVFERVPATVRKVVVATNIAETSITINGIVFVIDCAFVKLRAYNPSTAIESLVVTPISKASASQRAGRAGRNRPGKCFRLYTEEDFEKLPSSTVPEMQRTNLAPVILQLKALGIDNVLRFSFLSPPPAQTMVQALELLYALGGLDNYGRLTDPMGIRMAEFPLSPMFAKMLLESGNFGCSKEIVTIAAMMQIQNIFVVPPNQKKAAAREHRKFAVAEGDHLTMLNVYEAYMKHQKSSQWCQQHYLNYKGLQRAATVREQLRRLMSKFKVPWTSSEGDPDVILRCIVSGFFSNAARIHHSGSYRTLRDDRELHIHPTSVLYGEKPPKWVVFNEVVQTSKYFMRDVTAVESSWLVELAPHFYKQAKHGSLGSKRSRVL, from the exons ATGGCGGGTTCCCGTTCCATGTTGAAATTTTGGAAGCCGG GGTCCGATGCACCGGCGATCTCCGAGGAGCGTGAACTCAACACGGAGACCATCGGCTCCACAGCCGTCTTCAACCCGTACATTGCACTCTCCATAGAGAAGCAGAGACAGAAGCTCCCCGTTTTCAAG CACAGAAACAACATCCTGTACTTGGTGGAGAACTTTCAGACTGTCATCATAGTTGGAGAAACAGGATGCGGGAAGACCACCCAGATACCTCAG TACCTGCTGGAGGCCGGCTGGGCAGCAGAGGGGAGGGTGGTTGGAGTGACTCAGCCTCGACGTGTGGCTGCTGTGTCT GTGGCCAGCCGTGTTGCAGAGGAGAGAGGTGCTCGGTTAGGACATGAGGTGGGCTACACCATCAGGTTTGATGACTGCTCCGACCCCCAAGCTACCAGGATCAAG TTCTTGACAGATGGAATGCTGGTTCGGGAGATGATGGCTGACCCCCTTCTTAAAAAATACAG TGTGTTGATGCTTGACGAAGCACACGAGAGAACCCTTTGCACAGACATCGCCATTGGCCTGCTGAAGAAG ATCCAGAAGAAACGTCGAGACCTGCGGCTCATTGTGGCCTCTGCTACTCTGGATGCCAAG AAATTCCACCAGTTCTTCAACCTGAACGAGTCTGGAGATCCGACTAAGGACACTTGTGGCATTTTAACCGTGGAGGGACGCACCTTCCCCGTGGATATTTTCTACACTGTCAG CCCCGTACCTGACTATGTGAAGGCCACAGTGGAGACGGTGATGAAGATACATGAGACAGAAGATAATGGGGACGTGCTGGTGTTCCTCACTGGACAG GATGAAGTGGAGAAGGTGGTGTTGCTGCTGAAGGACCAAGCCAGGTCTCTGTCACGACAAGGCATGAAGAAACACCTGAGGGTTTTGCCAATGTATTCTGGTTTGCCTTACGCCGAGCAGATGAAGGTCTTTGAGCGGGTGCCTGCTACAGTCCGCAAA GTGGTGGTGGCCACCAACATAGCTGAGACATCCATTACCATCAACGGCATCGTTTTTGTCATCGACTGTGCTTTCGTGAAGCTACGTGCATATAACCCCAGTACTGCCATTGAATCCCTGGTGGTGACACCCATCTCCAAGGCTTCTGCCAGCCAGAGGGCTGGGAGAGCGGGACGGAACCGACCAGGGAAATGCTTTCGACTCTATACAG AGGAGGACTTTGAGAAACTGCCTTCCTCCACTGTACCGGAAATGCAGCGCACTAATTTGGCCCCAGTCATCCTGCAGCTCAAAGCTTTGGGCATTGACAACGTTCTGCGATTCAGCTTCCTTTCG CCTCCTCCAGCTCAGACCATGGTTCAGGCCCTGGAACTTCTTTATGCTCTAGGAG GCCTGGATAATTACGGACGTTTGACTGATCCCATGGGCATCCGGATGGCAGAGTTCCCTCTCAGCCCCATGTTTGCCAAGATGCTGCTGGAGTCAGGAAACTTTGGTTGCTCCAAAGAGATTGTCACCATTGCTGCAATGATGCAGATTCAGAATATATTTGTTGTACCACCCAACCAGAAGAAAGCTGCT GCCCGCGAGCACAGGAAATTTGCCGTTGCTGAAGGCGACCACCTCACCATGCTCAACGTATATGAAGCTTACATGAAG CACCAGAAGAGCTCCCAGTGGTGTCAGCAGCATTATCTCAATTACAAAGGTCTGCAGCGCGCCGCGACTGTACGAGAGCAGCTGCGGCGTCTCATGAGCAAGTTCAAGGTTCCGTGGACTTCCAGTGAAG GCGATcctgatgtcattttgaggTGCATTGTGTCTGGATTTTTTTCCAATGCAGCACGCATTCACCACTCTGGTTCTTACAG AACTTTACGAGACGACCGTGAGCTTCACATTCATCCCACCTCTGTACTCTACGGTGAAAAGCCTCCAAAATG GGTTGTCTTCAACGAGGTCGTGCAGACAAGCAAGTACTTCATGCGAGATGTTACTGCTGTGGAGTCATCTTGGCTGGTGGAATTGGCGCCGCACTTTTACAAGCAGGCTAAA CATGGGTCACTTGGCAGCAAGCGATCCCGTGTCCTCTGA
- the rab5if gene encoding uncharacterized protein RAB5IF, which translates to MTSSSKRKEESHFANGGVKQSTWSKALNSNALWDEKDEFLDVIYWLRQLIAVILGVIWGVAPLKGFLGIAIFCIINAGVLYVYFSSFQQIDEEEYGGTWELTKEGFMTSFALFLVVWIIFYTALHFD; encoded by the exons ATGACGAGCAGCTCTAAGCGGAAAGAAGAAAGTCATTTCGCGAACGGGGGTGTAAAACAGTCCACATGGAGCAAAGCGTTGAACAGTAATGCACTTTGGGACGAGAAG GATGAGTTTTTAGATGTCATTTACTGGCTACGGCAACTCATTGCAGTGATCCTTGGTGTAATTTGGGGTGTCGCCCCACTGAAAGGATTTCTGGGAATCGCCAT ATTCTGCATCATCAATGCTGGCGTCCTGTATGTATACTTCAGCAGCTTTCAGCAGATCGACGAGGAAGAGTATGGCGGAACGTGGGAGCTCACCAAAGAAGGCTTCATGACATCTTTTGCTCTTTTTCTG GTGGTGTGGATAATCTTTTACACAGCCCTACATTTCGACTGA
- the zhx3b gene encoding zinc fingers and homeoboxes protein 3 → MMASKRKSTIPCMIPSKIIHQSEAVGHGIPLLQRQVVISGRSAPSPSSPDSPKSDAADPVIDDTGTYTCKPCNFETYDLNLFLDHVYAGHPEFRSDPGFLCVSCGFSALKFEGLALHNARIHPSMLNSPLQLRKMDRRVVVEQTIVAGMDDGKDEISITKTPIMRMLKGKSEPKRIVVSQPISDGPSPDLHPISSPKEPERKETTVAVTPVAHVPTIVHNGTTKVTLPSAIQIVNGSGALPVLKTPITQVLSVPNKSLYQSSPITASSDASASKNLPKVMIPLSSIPTYNASMDSSSFLKTSFGKFPYPTKAELCYLTVVTKFPEEQIKIWFTAQRLKQGISWSPEEIEEARRKMFNTIIHTAPTSTHSQPQSRQQSPAQPTITLLGATGIPQILQGSLVSPGGVIVTQPVVANGIQVSSAPVALAVTPKPQAAARPMMQARPAAALVADKGTSMLLEAVASSSTGSNVIGSSRSEGGAASGQASIINLALGSNNHGNAKVSHVAVKHNSPRGRSNGTTSSQAGTPQGATDGNPQVSKTTNSGTMQSEHKGATDGRPSSGSHPVDSNGQKPTDVNGSGTENGTSSTRADDLDPSTSDPFRMDEASSPSSKSSSPSPAAGGASGCLSSRSISAFLDPALSKGKKSQEQLNTLKDSFLSNQYPDQEEVDRLISLTGLTVREVRKWFSDRRYHFRNLKGPRSGTGAANRSSAGIGLSGGADAGDSSPMDLSENSSSGAKTPQHSSAPLSPTSSTHTPTSPTTPSRRLPRSPSPDFTAVRYREREPHQIKALEASFAREPEPLAEEVDRLRCETKMTRREIHNWFTERRKKAAADEKRKEEAGRALGGGEEGEPTETHGEERLNDELKVNPIKINLKMLKVTEANGKSEGEAPDCPVLTVQSGTPVNHVPALAPKPPVLRGKKTAEQLHLLKQVYARTQWPSATQYDELLSGTGLPRPDVVRWFGDCRYMQKNSQVKWLEAYQNMALEEDLQKDKAHVLQAHLDVGGSQEEAQLQELAKATGLTTDLVRHWFATKASVAPREQSAPQPPLSEGSSPLEPHPRGGRNEKIEQSLCGAASQVDSGKTDKTVPRATGAD, encoded by the exons ATGATGGCCAGCAAGAGGAAGTCCACTATTCCTTGTATGATCCCCAGCAAGATTATACACCAGTCTGAGGCTGTTGGCCACGGCATTCCTCTTCTTCAGCGGCAAGTTGTCATTTCTGGAAGGAGTGCACCCAGCCCCTCCAGCCCAGATTCTCCCAAGTCAGACGCAGCGGATCCTGTCATTGATGACACAGGAACATATACCTGCAAGCCTTGCAACTTTGAAACTTATGACCTTAATTTGTTCTTGGACCATGTGTACGCCGGGCACCCAGAATTCCGTTCTGACCCAGGTTTCCTCTGTGTGAGCTGTGGGTTTTCTGCGCTTAAATTTGAGGGACTGGCTTTGCATAATGCCAGGATTCACCCCAGCATGTTGAACAGCCCTCTGCAGCTGAGAAAGATGGACCGGAGGGTGGTGGTGGAGCAGACGATTGTAGCTGGGATGGACGATGGAAAGGACGAGATTTCCATCACTAAAACTCCTatcatgaggatgctgaagggGAAATCTGAGCCTAAACGGATTGTGGTGTCTCAGCCAATTTCTGATGGTCCTTCCCCTGACCTACACCCCATCTCCAGCCCAAAGGAGCCCGAGAGAAAAGAGACCACGGTTGCAGTGACCCCGGTGGCCCATGTACCCACAATTGTCCACAACGGCACAACAAAGGTCACGCTGCCCTCAGCAATTCAGATCGTCAACGGCTCCGGGGCTTTACCTGTTCTCAAAACCCCCATTACACAG GTCCTTTCTGTTCCGAACAAGAGCCTGTATCAGTCTTCTCCCATCACAGCCTCCTCCGATGCCTCAGCTTCCAAGAATCTCCCCAAG GTGATGATTCCTTTGAGCAGCATCCCCACCTACAATGCCTCCATGGACTCCTCATCCTTTTTGAAGACATCCTTTGGCAAGTTCCCATACCCCACCAAGGCAGAGCTCTGCTACCTGACTGTGGTTACAAAGTTCCCAGAGGAACAGATCAAGATCTGGTTCACGGCACAGAGACTCAAACAAGGGATTAGCTGGTCTCCCGAGGAGATCGAGGAGGCCAGGAGGAAAATGTTCAACACCATCATCCATACTGCACCCACCAGCACACACAGTCAGCCACAGAGTCGCCAGCAGAGTCCTGCTCAACCCACAATCACGCTCCTGGGGGCCACTGGCATCCCTCAAATCTTGCAGGGCTCTCTTGTTAGCCCGGGCGGCGTGATCGTCACGCAGCCTGTGGTGGCCAATGGCATTCAGGTCAGCAGTGCCCCCGTGGCACTAGCCGTCACCCCCAAGCCCCAGGCAGCAGCCAGGCCCATGATGCAGGCCCGACCTGCTGCCGCCCTAGTGGCCGACAAGGGCACCAGCATGCTTTTGGAGGCGGTGGCCAGCAGCAGTACAGGGAGCAACGTCATCGGCAGCAGTAGGAGTGAAGGGGGGGCTGCTAGCGGCCAGGCCAGCATCATCAACTTGGCTCTGGGTAGCAATAATCACGGCAATGCAAAGGTGAGTCATGTCGCCGTGAAACACAACAGTCCTCGTGGCAGGAGCAATGGTACCACCAGCAGCCAGGCTGGGACGCCTCAAGGCGCCACCGATGGAAACCCCCAAGTCAGCAAAACCACCAACAGCGGCACCATGCAGAGTGAGCATAAAGGGGCCACAGACGGCAGGCCTTCAAGTGGCAGCCACCCAGTGGACAGCAACGGACAAAAGCCCACAGACGTGAATGGTAGTGGTACCGAAAATGGCACCTCCAGCACAAGAGCAGATGATCTGGACCCAAGCACAAGCGACCCCTTCAGAATGGACGAGGCCTCCTCCCCTTCCTCCAAATCTTCGTCCCCGTCTCCCGCGGCAGGCGGCGCCAGTGGCTGCCTGAGTTCCCGCAGCATCAGTGCATTCCTGGATCCCGCTCTGTCCAAGGGCAAGAAGTCTCAGGAGCAGCTCAACACCCTCAAGGACAGCTTTCTGAGCAACCAGTACCCAGACCAGGAGGAGGTGGACCGCCTCATCTCTCTGACCGGGCTCACCGTGCGAGAAGTGCGTAAGTGGTTCAGCGATCGGCGCTACCACTTTCGCAACCTTAAAGGCCCACGCTCCGGCACGGGCGCGGCCAACAGGTCTTCGGCGGGGATTGGTCTGTCAGGGGGCGCTGATGCCGGCGACTCCAGCCCTATGGATCTTTCTGAAAACAGCAGCAGTGGTGCAAAAACTCCCCAGCACAGTTCTGCTCCTCTGAGCCCGACCTCCTCCACTCATACGCCCACCTCCCCCACCACTCCCTCACGCAGACTGCCCAGATCTCCTTCTCCTGATTTCACAGCGGTCCGCTACAGGGAGAGAGAACCCCACCAG ATAAAAGCACTGGAGGCCAGCTTCGCCCGAGAGCCGGAGCCATTGGCGGAAGAAGTGGACAGACTGCGATGTGAGACCAAGATGACCAGGAGGGAGATCCATAACTGGTTCACAGAGAGGAGGAAGAAAGCTGCAGCGGATGAGAAAAggaaggaggaggcggggcGGGCGCTCGGAGGAGGGGAAGAAGGGGAGCCGACGGAGACCCATGGAGAGGAGAGACTAAACGATGAACTCAAAGTCAACCCCATCAAGATCAACCTGAAGATGCTGAAGGTGACCGAGGCTAACGGTAAATCGGAGGGTGAGGCGCCCGACTGCCCCGTCCTCACTGTTCAGTCCGGCACCCCCGTGAACCACGTGCCGGCACTCGCCCCCAAACCCCCAGTCCTGCGAGGAAAGAAGACGGCCGAGCAGCTGCACCTCCTCAAGCAAGTCTACGCCCGGACCCAGTGGCCCAGCGCCACTCAGTACGATGAACTCCTCTCGGGCACGGGGCTGCCCCGACCCGATGTGGTGCGCTGGTTTGGGGACTGTCGCTACATGCAGAAGAACAGTCAGGTCAAGTGGCTGGAGGCTTACCAGAACATGGCCCTGGAGGAGGACTTGCAGAAGGACAAGGCTCACGTCCTCCAGGCCCACCTGGATGTCGGCGGCAGCCAGGAAGAGGCACAG TTGCAGGAACTGGCCAAGGCTACCGGCCTGACAACAGACCTGGTGCGGCATTGGTTCGCCACCAAAGCATCTGTGGCTCCAAGGGAGCAGTCGGCACCCCAGCCGCCATTATCTGAAGGCTCCTCCCCTTTGGAGCCACACCCAAGAGGGGGGAGGAACGAGAAAATAGAGCAGTCGCTGTGCGGCGCTGCAAGCCAAGTGGACAGCGGAAAAACTGACAAGACCGTACCTCGAGCGACAG GAGCAGATTGA